A single window of Bacteroidota bacterium DNA harbors:
- a CDS encoding phage tail protein yields the protein MAVHITDLKVSASFHYEVIIDGATISFQECSGLTLENEKIEYRHSNSPVFSKEVRIGLTKMPDITFKKGVFEGDSNLIDLFNKTFDKAYMSHVDERFDVSINLLDEVGSVVMSWNATSCVVIKLEGPTLKSDASEAAIESLTIAIEGLAVSL from the coding sequence ATGGCAGTTCATATTACAGATTTGAAAGTCTCTGCTTCGTTTCACTATGAAGTAATTATTGATGGTGCCACCATCAGCTTCCAGGAGTGCAGCGGTTTGACGCTGGAAAATGAGAAGATCGAGTATCGTCACTCGAACTCCCCAGTATTCAGCAAAGAAGTTCGTATCGGTTTGACCAAGATGCCTGACATCACCTTCAAAAAAGGCGTGTTCGAAGGCGACAGCAACCTGATCGACCTCTTCAACAAGACATTTGACAAAGCTTACATGTCACATGTTGACGAGCGTTTCGACGTTTCGATCAACTTGCTCGACGAAGTTGGCAGCGTTGTGATGTCATGGAACGCTACAAGCTGCGTAGTCATCAAACTTGAAGGTCCAACCCTCAAGTCGGATGCAAGCGAGGCTGCGATTGAGTCTTTGACCATCGCAATCGAAGGCTTGGCCGTTTCTTTGTAA
- the vgrG gene encoding type VI secretion system tip protein VgrG → MATSPLSQETDLVSFSIMVDGQEIPGYLVAIGVEVKKEINKIPTASVVLLDGNRAERDFKHSAEDLFKPGKKLKISAGYHQKEETIFEGLIVGHGIRIPEDGNPELCIKAVDAAASMTVQKKNRYFVDAKDSDAISKVFGDHGGITGSCEATPFLHERVIQIDSTDWDFVLLRADQNGLLVVVDDGKVAVKKPESSKDSLSLTFGKDIGSLELDIDARFQVEKVTVESWNLSTNEITKSESSEPTVPAIGNLKGKELASILSASDYHMHSAGPIDASDLKAWADSKMMRSRYSMLRGKIKFYGTAAPKPDTTVNLSGLGTRFTGSAYISGVHHRIKDMHWETEVTIGLPPQMFAESQRDIQSPSASGMLPGVNGVQIGVVQKIHEDPQGESRILVDIPVISPSGDAVWARQATYYATKEAGNFFYPEIGDEVLLAFINDDPRYPIIIGSVHSKKHMPAYTPDGPNTYKAITTNSKMKIEFEDVKKIITIWTPAGNQIVISDEDKSITILDETANKMVMDPKGITWHTPKDFKLTADGLIDIKATKTISIQATQDLTIKGMNVTSQAQVAITMKGATAEVNGSGMTTIKGGMVMIN, encoded by the coding sequence ATGGCCACTTCTCCTCTCAGTCAAGAAACTGATCTCGTATCCTTTAGTATAATGGTTGATGGCCAAGAGATACCTGGTTATCTGGTTGCTATTGGCGTGGAGGTCAAAAAGGAAATCAATAAGATTCCAACCGCAAGTGTGGTCTTGTTGGATGGAAACCGTGCAGAGAGAGATTTCAAGCACTCTGCAGAAGATCTTTTTAAGCCTGGCAAGAAACTCAAGATTTCAGCTGGCTACCACCAAAAGGAAGAGACCATTTTTGAAGGTCTCATCGTTGGACATGGAATTCGTATTCCAGAAGACGGAAATCCTGAACTTTGTATCAAAGCCGTTGACGCAGCAGCCTCAATGACGGTACAAAAGAAGAACAGGTATTTCGTTGATGCGAAGGACAGTGACGCCATCTCCAAGGTTTTTGGTGATCACGGAGGCATTACGGGTTCATGCGAGGCCACGCCATTCCTGCATGAGCGTGTGATTCAAATTGATAGCACTGATTGGGATTTTGTCTTGTTACGTGCGGATCAAAACGGCCTGCTTGTTGTCGTAGATGACGGTAAGGTCGCTGTAAAGAAACCAGAATCTAGTAAGGATTCTCTTTCACTCACCTTTGGAAAGGATATCGGAAGTCTGGAATTGGATATTGATGCCCGATTTCAGGTTGAAAAAGTGACCGTTGAAAGTTGGAATCTATCGACGAATGAAATCACCAAGAGTGAATCTTCTGAACCGACAGTTCCAGCAATTGGTAACCTAAAAGGTAAAGAGTTAGCATCTATCTTGAGTGCAAGTGACTATCACATGCATTCAGCCGGCCCCATTGATGCCAGCGACTTAAAAGCATGGGCAGACTCCAAGATGATGCGTTCGCGGTATTCAATGCTGCGCGGCAAAATTAAATTCTACGGTACTGCTGCCCCTAAACCTGACACAACGGTCAATTTGTCTGGTCTTGGTACCAGATTTACTGGCTCTGCTTATATCTCTGGAGTGCATCACCGGATCAAGGATATGCACTGGGAGACGGAAGTGACAATCGGCCTTCCGCCCCAAATGTTTGCTGAGTCCCAAAGGGATATTCAATCCCCTTCGGCATCTGGTATGCTTCCAGGTGTGAATGGCGTACAGATCGGGGTGGTTCAGAAAATCCATGAAGATCCGCAAGGGGAAAGCAGGATTTTGGTGGATATCCCAGTGATTTCCCCATCTGGAGATGCCGTATGGGCACGTCAGGCCACATACTATGCCACGAAAGAGGCTGGAAACTTCTTTTATCCGGAAATCGGAGATGAGGTATTGCTTGCCTTCATCAACGATGACCCTCGCTACCCGATCATCATCGGTTCGGTGCATAGCAAGAAGCATATGCCCGCCTATACGCCCGATGGCCCCAACACCTACAAGGCGATCACCACCAACTCGAAAATGAAAATCGAGTTTGAGGATGTCAAAAAGATCATCACGATTTGGACGCCAGCCGGGAATCAGATTGTCATCAGCGATGAAGACAAGTCGATTACCATCTTGGATGAGACCGCCAATAAAATGGTGATGGATCCCAAAGGCATTACCTGGCATACCCCCAAAGACTTTAAGTTGACTGCCGATGGCTTGATCGATATCAAGGCCACAAAGACGATCTCAATCCAAGCAACGCAGGATTTGACGATCAAAGGCATGAACGTGACGAGTCAGGCACAAGTTGCGATCACGATGAAAGGGGCCACAGCCGAAGTGAATGGATCTGGTATGACTACCATCAAAGGTGGTATGGTGATGATCAACTAA
- a CDS encoding phage tail protein, with protein MATLEEQLKRAVTNVKHHTFHLTEKDHSIYPRSAPPAFYYSVEIGGFAAIQAAFQEASGLEVSMETEPIAEAGLNAYSHRVPKRTSYNNLVLKRGLVTDDSAMVDWVRDSIQSGLNMRIKPKNITVNLLDPETGSPLKSWCFIDAYPVKWSVGPLNSTESALTIENIEFAYAFWTLT; from the coding sequence ATGGCGACTTTAGAAGAGCAGCTCAAAAGAGCCGTTACAAATGTGAAGCATCATACTTTTCATCTCACTGAAAAGGATCATTCGATATATCCTCGGTCAGCGCCCCCAGCATTTTATTATTCCGTTGAGATTGGCGGCTTTGCAGCAATTCAAGCCGCATTTCAGGAAGCATCAGGGTTGGAGGTTTCAATGGAAACAGAGCCAATCGCCGAAGCTGGTTTGAATGCCTACAGCCATAGAGTGCCGAAGCGTACTTCCTACAACAATCTTGTTTTGAAGCGGGGTTTGGTTACTGATGATTCTGCCATGGTGGATTGGGTACGCGACTCGATTCAAAGCGGCTTGAATATGCGTATTAAGCCAAAGAATATTACAGTTAATCTACTTGATCCCGAGACCGGAAGCCCCCTTAAGTCTTGGTGTTTTATCGATGCATATCCTGTCAAATGGTCCGTGGGACCATTGAATTCTACCGAGAGTGCTTTAACGATCGAAAACATAGAATTCGCCTACGCGTTCTGGACATTGACATAG
- a CDS encoding GPW/gp25 family protein, which yields MSENTSFLGRGWSFPPRFDGKLGQLEMVELDEDVRESLWILFSTRPGERPTNPEFGCKVHELVWRPLNQATIFLIKEAIEAAVARYEPRINIEEIHVDTDERAGTIFIHLDYTVTKVNVRTNIVYPYYKIEGTDIVAV from the coding sequence ATGTCTGAAAATACTTCCTTTTTAGGACGTGGATGGAGCTTCCCGCCAAGATTTGACGGGAAGCTCGGTCAATTAGAGATGGTCGAGTTGGATGAAGATGTCCGCGAAAGTCTTTGGATTTTATTTTCCACAAGGCCCGGCGAACGTCCGACGAATCCCGAGTTTGGATGCAAGGTCCATGAACTTGTGTGGAGGCCTCTGAATCAAGCAACAATATTCTTGATCAAAGAAGCCATCGAGGCCGCCGTTGCCAGGTACGAACCGCGTATTAACATCGAGGAAATCCACGTGGACACCGACGAACGTGCAGGAACTATCTTCATCCATTTGGATTATACGGTAACAAAGGTTAATGTTAGGACAAATATCGTGTACCCTTACTACAAGATAGAAGGTACCGACATTGTAGCTGTTTAA